A portion of the Punica granatum isolate Tunisia-2019 chromosome 7, ASM765513v2, whole genome shotgun sequence genome contains these proteins:
- the LOC116213912 gene encoding uncharacterized protein LOC116213912, translating into MFGNNGIAISVSDDEPDELGRMRVRVRRKRKKHSGPRVRAEWTRRARRVLAKYWLFLVLVPAAGLLLFEASRIGRGLSSGDSEAESARMGSDSRVSKKPGVEKRPEANLDRLDPTTHVVRGVRERCLKLLPPEEIQLLDIPSTKESSSPIKNVVYKSENDASYDDGKVIFPQQQSEVTRFNLFTGNQTFEQREKSFKVNEIVKVHCGFYSENGGFKISDEDKHYMESCQAVVATCAFGGGDNLYQPIGMEESSLSKVCYVAFWDTITLATQESEGHKVGEDRFIGKWRIVVVNDLPFTDQRLNGKIPKMLGHRLFPRAKYSIWVDSKSQFRRDPMGVLEALLWRSNSVLAISEHGARSSVYDEAKAVVRKNKATPEEVEVQLTQYRQDGLPEDKRFNGKKALSEASVIVREHTPVTNLFMCLWFNEVVRFTSRDQLSFPYVLWRLKVLKNINMFPVCTRKDLVNSIGHIRKAKPLIKTR; encoded by the exons ATGTTCGGCAACAACGGCATAGCAATATCCGTCTCCGACGACGAGCCGGACGAGCTCGGCCGGATGCGGGTCCGGGTCAGGAGGAAGCGAAAGAAGCACAGCGGCCCCCGAGTCAGGGCTGAGTGGACCCGGCGGGCCAGGAGGGTGCTCGCGAAGTACTGGCTCTTCCTCGTCCTCGTCCCTGCCGCTGGGCTGCTCCTGTTCGAGGCGTCCCGGATTGGGCGGGGCTTGAGTTCCGGAGACAGTGAGGCAGAGAGCGCGAGGATGGGATCCGACTCGCGGGTCAGCAAGAAGCCTGGCGTGGAGAAGCGGCCGGAGGCAAACTTGGATCGGCTTGATCCGACCACCCATGTCGTCCGCGGTGTCAGAGAGC GGTGCTTGAAGCTCCTACCCCCAGAAGAAATTCAGCTTCTGGATATCCCTTCAACAAAAGAGTCCTCCAGTCCTATCAAAAATGTGGTATACAAGTCAGAGAATGATGCATCATATGATGATGGGAAAGTCATATTTCCGCAGCAGCAAAGTGAAGTTACGAGATTCAATCTGTTTACAGGGAATCAAACTTTTGAGCAGCGGGAAAAAAGTTTTAAG GTGAATGAGATTGTTAAAGTACATTGCGGTTTTTACAGTGAAAATGGGGGATTCAAGATATCTGATGAGGATAAACATTACATGGAATCTTGCCAAGCTGTAGTAGCTACTTGTGCTTTTGGTGGTGGAGACAATCTTTATCAGCCTATTGGGATGGAGGAGTCATCTCTTAGCAAG GTTTGTTATGTTGCTTTCTGGGATACAATCACTCTCGCGACTCAAGAATCAGAGGGGCATAAAGTTGGAGAGGATCGATTTATTGGGAAGTGGCGCATTGTGGTTGTGAATGATCTCCCATTTACAGACCAAAGATTGAATGGAAAAATTCCAAAG ATGTTAGGCCACCGCCTCTTTCCTCGAGCAAAGTACTCTATATGGGTCGACTCGAAGTCTCAGTTCAGGAGGGACCCCATGGGTGTGTTGGAAGCTCTTCTCTGGCGGTCAAATTCGGTACTGGCCATTTCCGAGCATGGAGCTCGTAGCAGCGTGTATGACGAAGCTAAGGCTGTTGTCAGAAAGAACAAAGCCACCCCAGAAGAGGTTGAGGTTCAACTGACTCAGTACCGCCAGGATGGCCTTCCCGAGGATAAAAGATTTAATGGCAAAAAAG CTCTATCCGAAGCCTCGGTCATCGTGAGGGAGCACACACCAGTGACTAATCTGTTCATGTGCCTGTGGTTCAACGAGGTGGTCCGGTTCACTTCTCGCGACCAGCTGAGCTTCCCATACGTTCTCTGGCGGTTGAAGGTGCTGAAGAACATTAACATGTTCCCAGTCTGCACCCGCAAGGATCTCGTTAACAGCATTGGCCACATACGTAAGGCTAAGCCGTTGATAAAGACACGTTGA